A single genomic interval of Amycolatopsis albispora harbors:
- a CDS encoding DUF4192 domain-containing protein → MGHCSLGGQCPIPLRCSLPRGARRPGELSTTARVVHSFATRAPRPCFSSHSGPMTTSTRPAAQNGANLNLGGDPGEMIATVPPMLGFRPANSVVLIVHRHGENGQPGSIVQMARSDLPPPGFALAVAERFVPLVHGNSAATVLIIGGGGEFAGAELVETIREQFAATGVDPVHFLWMAEIRTGMPWRCYLDPDCRGELPDLEHGRIAAVAASAGLVTFSSREASAARLDPTDPEAISRRSRQLDQAADEAEPDSRAMVPEQGFAVVRAAIRRAHRGRLELSDKDVLDLVFALQITEVRDACLALAVPSGTAVARAAEQLWLAMVRECPPPERAQFATLLAFSSYLRGDGTFAGMAMDNALEADPGHLLAGLLSRAIDAMLPPSRLADLGRADPALDIDLPPAKGK, encoded by the coding sequence ATGGGGCATTGCTCGCTCGGCGGGCAGTGCCCCATTCCTCTGCGATGCAGCCTACCCCGCGGCGCAAGGCGGCCCGGCGAGTTATCCACAACGGCTCGAGTTGTCCACAGTTTCGCGACTCGTGCCCCACGACCTTGCTTCTCGTCGCACAGTGGACCCATGACAACGTCCACACGCCCCGCAGCCCAGAACGGCGCCAACCTCAACCTTGGCGGCGATCCCGGCGAGATGATCGCCACTGTTCCCCCCATGCTTGGCTTCCGTCCCGCGAACTCCGTGGTGCTCATCGTGCACCGGCACGGAGAAAACGGTCAGCCCGGCAGCATCGTGCAGATGGCCAGAAGTGATCTGCCACCGCCAGGATTCGCACTGGCGGTGGCGGAGAGATTCGTGCCGCTGGTGCATGGCAACTCCGCGGCCACCGTGCTCATCATCGGTGGTGGCGGTGAGTTCGCCGGTGCGGAATTGGTCGAAACCATACGAGAACAGTTCGCCGCCACCGGTGTTGACCCAGTCCACTTCCTGTGGATGGCGGAAATCCGCACCGGCATGCCGTGGCGGTGTTATCTGGATCCGGACTGCCGCGGTGAGTTGCCGGACCTCGAACACGGCCGGATCGCGGCCGTGGCGGCGAGCGCGGGCTTGGTCACCTTCAGCAGCCGCGAGGCCAGTGCGGCCAGGTTGGACCCGACCGATCCGGAGGCGATCTCACGGCGTTCGCGCCAACTCGACCAGGCGGCCGACGAAGCCGAGCCGGATTCGCGGGCGATGGTGCCGGAACAGGGCTTCGCCGTGGTGCGGGCGGCCATCCGCCGTGCCCATCGCGGCAGGCTCGAACTGTCCGACAAGGACGTGCTCGATCTGGTGTTCGCCCTGCAGATCACCGAAGTGCGTGACGCCTGCCTCGCGCTGGCGGTGCCGTCCGGCACAGCCGTGGCGAGGGCGGCCGAGCAACTGTGGCTGGCCATGGTCCGCGAATGTCCGCCACCGGAACGCGCGCAGTTCGCCACGCTGCTCGCGTTCAGCTCCTACCTGCGCGGCGACGGCACCTTCGCCGGCATGGCAATGGACAACGCGCTGGAGGCCGATCCGGGGCACCTGCTGGCAGGGTTGTTGTCCAGGGCGATCGACGCGATGCTGCCGCCGTCGCGCCTCGCCGATCTGGGCCGGGCGGACCCGGCTCTCGACATCGACCTGCCGCCAGCCAAGGGAAAGTGA
- a CDS encoding M23 family metallopeptidase, whose amino-acid sequence MSVLRRLTAAAATLVLPVLGLVATQGTASAAPNFQVPFKCGVTVTAATFSGHNPANSVDFQKSGITGMPVLASAAGKVTVVGNTGSTSYGRWIEIDHGSGWRTRYAHLSSQEVSVGQQVALGKQIGKAGATGGVTGPHLHYEQRLNGVAQKAVLHGVAVPYYGHTNFTSKNNCGGGGNNPYTPEQVCGAGFDVIDSANLGTSGTAYLLYNADNSNNCVTTLKSVSLGTASPTSAFLEVQGSARVTDSGNFTYYAGPVKKAAAKTCVKWGGSVGTTTYESPFEHCD is encoded by the coding sequence ATGTCTGTGTTGAGACGGCTCACGGCGGCGGCCGCCACCCTCGTGCTGCCGGTGCTCGGCCTGGTGGCCACGCAGGGCACCGCTTCGGCGGCGCCCAACTTCCAGGTGCCGTTCAAGTGCGGCGTCACCGTCACCGCGGCCACGTTCAGCGGGCACAACCCGGCGAACTCGGTCGACTTCCAGAAGTCGGGCATCACCGGCATGCCGGTCCTCGCCTCGGCCGCCGGCAAGGTGACCGTGGTCGGCAACACCGGTTCGACCAGCTACGGCCGCTGGATCGAGATCGACCACGGCAGCGGCTGGCGGACCCGCTACGCACATCTTTCCTCCCAGGAGGTCTCGGTCGGCCAGCAGGTGGCGCTGGGCAAGCAGATCGGGAAAGCGGGGGCGACCGGCGGCGTGACCGGCCCCCACCTGCACTACGAACAGCGGCTGAACGGCGTGGCGCAGAAGGCGGTGCTGCACGGCGTCGCGGTTCCGTACTACGGCCACACGAACTTCACCAGCAAGAACAACTGCGGTGGCGGCGGGAACAACCCGTACACCCCCGAGCAGGTCTGCGGCGCTGGCTTCGACGTGATCGACTCGGCCAACCTGGGTACTTCGGGCACGGCTTATCTCCTTTACAACGCGGACAACTCGAACAACTGCGTGACTACGCTGAAATCGGTCTCGCTCGGCACGGCTTCGCCCACCTCGGCGTTTCTTGAGGTGCAGGGTTCGGCCAGGGTGACCGACTCGGGCAACTTCACCTACTACGCGGGCCCGGTCAAGAAGGCCGCCGCGAAAACCTGCGTGAAATGGGGCGGATCGGTCGGTACGACGACCTACGAAAGCCCCTTCGAGCACTGCGACTGA
- a CDS encoding Xaa-Pro dipeptidyl-peptidase, with protein MRSARLAAVLVGLLPLALVQPVSAQVAPPTGPVFENGQAQPVFDPADVVRDNVWVTAPVDSDRDGKNDEVHVEVVRPKATQNGLKVPVIYQASPYYAGGNDVANHNVDVELYVPGQPAPAAGPRGRTSDVGPYAAPITWRYESYFTSRGFAVVYGESLGSGQSTGCPTTGGENETIGARSVVDWLNNRTPARDAAGAAAKADWTTGKTAMMGVSYNGTLPNAVASTGVEGLETIIPIAAISSWYDYYRENGAVVAPGGYQGEDADVLAEYVHTRADRAVCRPVLDELAAQQDRITGDYSPFWDERNYLNDVDQVRASVLAVHGLNDWNVTTSQVAKWYEALKAHGVEHKIWWHQSGHADPYSLRKEEWLATLNKWVSHYLYDLDNGIEKEPKSTIQRENGSWADEAEWPLPGTSDATIYPWPGGSARGKLDPRHKLPGRPQVERLADDATKTVEQLVDLPSSGNRLAYSTTEARQPVRLSGTAKVDLSVSFDRPAANVTGVLVDRAPDGKAKVITRGWTDPQNRTDPARTQPIEPGKSYKVSFELQPDDYVLATGHKLEFVLLSSDHDFTLRPKPGAGVAIDLTKTSITLPVAGGKEALRAAF; from the coding sequence GTGAGATCCGCACGCCTTGCCGCTGTGCTCGTCGGTTTGCTGCCGCTGGCGCTGGTGCAGCCCGTCAGCGCCCAGGTCGCTCCGCCCACCGGGCCGGTCTTCGAGAACGGACAGGCCCAACCGGTGTTCGACCCGGCCGACGTCGTCCGGGACAACGTCTGGGTCACCGCACCGGTCGACAGCGACCGCGACGGCAAGAACGACGAGGTGCACGTCGAGGTGGTGCGCCCGAAGGCCACCCAGAACGGGCTCAAGGTGCCGGTCATCTACCAGGCGAGCCCGTACTACGCCGGTGGCAACGACGTCGCCAACCACAACGTCGATGTCGAGCTCTACGTGCCGGGCCAGCCCGCGCCCGCCGCGGGCCCGCGTGGCCGGACCTCCGACGTCGGCCCGTACGCCGCGCCGATCACCTGGCGCTACGAGTCCTACTTCACCTCGCGCGGGTTTGCCGTGGTGTACGGCGAATCGCTCGGCAGCGGCCAGTCGACGGGCTGTCCGACCACCGGTGGCGAGAACGAGACCATCGGCGCCAGGTCCGTGGTCGACTGGCTCAACAACCGGACACCCGCGCGTGACGCCGCTGGCGCCGCGGCCAAGGCGGACTGGACCACCGGGAAGACCGCGATGATGGGCGTCTCGTACAACGGCACGCTGCCGAACGCTGTCGCCAGCACCGGGGTCGAGGGCCTCGAGACGATCATCCCGATCGCCGCGATCTCCAGCTGGTACGACTACTACCGCGAAAACGGCGCCGTGGTGGCCCCCGGTGGTTACCAGGGTGAGGACGCCGACGTGCTCGCCGAGTACGTGCACACCCGTGCCGACCGCGCGGTGTGCCGCCCGGTGCTCGACGAGCTGGCCGCCCAGCAGGACCGGATCACCGGCGACTACAGCCCCTTCTGGGACGAGCGGAACTACCTCAACGACGTGGACCAGGTGCGTGCCTCGGTGCTCGCGGTCCACGGCCTCAACGACTGGAACGTGACCACCAGCCAGGTCGCCAAGTGGTACGAAGCGCTCAAGGCACACGGGGTGGAGCACAAGATCTGGTGGCACCAGTCCGGGCACGCCGACCCGTATTCGCTGCGCAAGGAGGAGTGGCTCGCGACCCTGAACAAGTGGGTCTCGCACTACCTCTACGACCTCGACAACGGCATCGAGAAGGAGCCGAAGTCGACCATCCAGCGCGAGAACGGCTCGTGGGCCGACGAAGCCGAGTGGCCGCTCCCCGGCACCTCCGACGCGACGATCTACCCGTGGCCGGGCGGTAGCGCCCGCGGCAAGCTCGACCCGCGGCACAAGCTGCCGGGCCGTCCGCAGGTCGAACGGCTCGCCGACGACGCCACCAAGACCGTCGAGCAGCTCGTCGACCTGCCCAGCTCCGGCAACCGCCTGGCCTACTCGACCACCGAGGCGCGGCAGCCGGTGCGGCTGAGCGGTACGGCGAAGGTGGACCTGAGCGTGTCGTTCGACCGGCCCGCGGCCAACGTGACCGGTGTGCTGGTCGACCGCGCGCCCGACGGCAAGGCCAAGGTGATCACCCGGGGCTGGACCGACCCGCAGAACCGCACCGACCCGGCCAGGACCCAGCCGATCGAACCGGGCAAGTCGTACAAGGTCTCGTTCGAACTGCAGCCGGACGACTACGTGCTGGCCACTGGCCACAAGCTGGAGTTCGTGCTGCTGTCCAGCGACCACGACTTCACGTTGCGCCCGAAGCCGGGCGCCGGGGTGGCGATCGACCTGACCAAGACCTCGATCACCTTGCCGGTGGCAGGCGGCAAGGAGGCGCTCCGCGCGGCTTTCTAG
- a CDS encoding DUF4139 domain-containing protein — MPTPVRAPIVAVTVYPQHARIVRRARTELGGDGRFSIGGLPRTLLPDSVRASGTGPASIVGVDVRPQHLARPTERELDELLERQRVAKRKLDEVTDAEAVETGRADLLSALAQRSGRAFADALAAGNAQPSRVAEIGDALAAQLSDVLASRRELADRHARLAEELAAVEREVTARQAAQTPDRTEVVIELEPAEDAGPAEVELELSYVVTNARWESGYDIRLDEDRVRLTWYGLVTQHTGEDWPECELILSTARPAATVHVPEPQPWYLDRAVPTAVRGGSAAAGGRGGGYGASMPEMAAPAGPPMADMTAQVEQGAAAASYRPARPVAVPSDGGAHRTTIATLGLDAELSYVTAPVLAEEAYLRATVTNGGEHTLLPGKASVFHDNEFVGTTRLDTWAPGEEVELALGVDDRLRVKRELRRRSATKTALTGTRRRELEYRITVTNHGPRVAPITVLDQAPVSRDEAIVVRDVRTSPDPEELSSLGEVTWRFELAPGASAEANLSFRVDVSKGVELRGWRE; from the coding sequence ATGCCGACCCCCGTGCGCGCCCCGATCGTCGCCGTCACCGTCTACCCGCAGCACGCCAGGATCGTCCGCCGGGCCCGGACCGAACTGGGTGGTGACGGCCGGTTCTCCATCGGCGGGCTGCCCCGGACCCTGCTGCCGGATTCGGTACGTGCCTCGGGCACCGGGCCCGCGTCCATCGTCGGTGTGGACGTCCGCCCGCAGCACCTCGCCCGGCCGACCGAGCGAGAACTGGACGAGCTGCTCGAACGCCAGCGCGTGGCCAAGCGGAAGCTCGACGAGGTGACCGACGCCGAAGCCGTCGAGACCGGGCGGGCGGACCTGCTGAGCGCACTGGCGCAGCGATCCGGCCGGGCGTTCGCCGACGCGCTCGCCGCCGGGAACGCGCAACCGTCGCGGGTGGCCGAGATCGGTGACGCGCTCGCGGCGCAGCTGTCCGATGTGCTCGCCAGCCGACGGGAGCTGGCCGACCGGCACGCCCGGCTGGCCGAGGAACTGGCAGCGGTCGAGCGTGAAGTCACGGCGCGGCAGGCGGCGCAAACCCCCGACCGCACCGAAGTGGTGATCGAACTGGAACCGGCCGAGGACGCCGGCCCCGCCGAGGTCGAGCTGGAACTGTCCTATGTGGTCACCAATGCCCGGTGGGAGTCCGGTTACGACATCCGGCTCGACGAGGACCGGGTGCGGCTCACCTGGTACGGCCTGGTCACCCAGCACACCGGCGAGGACTGGCCCGAATGCGAACTGATCCTGTCGACCGCCCGCCCGGCGGCCACCGTGCACGTGCCGGAGCCGCAACCCTGGTACCTCGACCGCGCCGTGCCCACGGCAGTGCGCGGGGGCAGCGCGGCCGCAGGTGGACGCGGTGGCGGTTACGGTGCGTCGATGCCGGAGATGGCCGCACCCGCGGGGCCACCGATGGCGGACATGACGGCCCAGGTGGAACAGGGCGCGGCAGCGGCGTCGTACCGGCCTGCGCGGCCGGTCGCGGTGCCCTCCGACGGCGGCGCGCACCGCACGACGATCGCGACGCTGGGACTCGACGCGGAACTGAGCTACGTGACCGCGCCGGTGCTCGCGGAGGAGGCGTACCTGCGGGCCACGGTGACCAACGGCGGTGAACACACCCTGCTGCCGGGCAAGGCGTCCGTCTTCCACGACAACGAATTCGTCGGCACCACGCGGCTGGACACCTGGGCGCCGGGTGAAGAGGTCGAGCTGGCGCTCGGGGTGGACGACAGGCTGCGCGTGAAGCGCGAGCTGCGGCGGCGCAGCGCGACGAAGACCGCGCTGACCGGCACGCGACGGCGTGAGCTGGAGTACCGGATCACGGTCACGAACCACGGTCCGCGCGTCGCGCCGATCACCGTGCTGGACCAGGCGCCGGTTTCTCGCGACGAGGCGATCGTGGTGCGGGACGTGCGCACCTCCCCCGACCCCGAAGAGCTGAGTTCGCTCGGCGAGGTCACCTGGCGGTTCGAGCTGGCTCCGGGTGCTTCGGCCGAAGCGAACCTGTCGTTCCGGGTGGACGTGTCGAAGGGGGTGGAGCTGCGCGGCTGGCGCGAGTGA